The Streptomyces sp. NBC_00344 genome includes a window with the following:
- a CDS encoding glutamate-5-semialdehyde dehydrogenase, with protein MTSLSPLSDQSPVIQAAYRSRAAAADLAPLPRSVKDDALLAIADALEVRTGEIVEANALDVEKARAAGVSETVIDRLTLTPERIRAIAKDVRDVAALPDPVGEVVRGSTLPNGIDLRQVRVPLGVVGIIYEARPNVTVDAAALCLKSGNSVLLRGSASAYASNTALVRVLRDAVGGSGLPADAVQLVPGESRDSVQELMRARGMVDVLIPRGGASLIRTVVEGSSVPVIETGTGNCHVYVDAEADIGMAVDILINSKAQRPSVCNAAETLLVHQDIADAFLPRALDALAEAGVTVHGDERVLGYAEASKATVVEATAEDWETEYLSYDIAAAVVDSLDAAVRHIRLWTSGHTEAIVTTSQAAARRFTQLVDSTTVTVNASTRFTDGGQFGFGAEIGISTQKLHARGPMGLPELTSTKYIVTGDGHTR; from the coding sequence ATGACCTCGCTCTCGCCGCTCTCCGACCAGTCCCCGGTGATCCAGGCCGCCTACCGGTCCCGCGCCGCGGCCGCCGACCTGGCACCACTGCCCCGCTCCGTCAAGGACGACGCCCTGCTGGCCATCGCCGACGCGCTCGAGGTCCGCACCGGTGAGATCGTCGAGGCCAACGCCCTGGATGTGGAGAAGGCCCGTGCGGCAGGCGTGAGCGAGACCGTCATCGACCGGCTCACCCTCACCCCCGAGCGGATCCGCGCCATCGCCAAGGACGTGCGGGACGTCGCCGCGCTGCCCGACCCGGTCGGCGAGGTGGTCAGGGGCTCGACGCTTCCCAACGGGATCGATCTGCGCCAGGTCAGGGTGCCGCTGGGCGTCGTGGGGATCATCTACGAGGCCAGGCCCAATGTGACGGTGGACGCCGCCGCACTGTGCCTGAAGTCCGGCAACAGCGTGCTGCTGCGCGGCTCCGCCTCGGCGTACGCCTCCAACACCGCGCTGGTCCGGGTTCTGCGTGACGCGGTCGGCGGTTCGGGACTGCCGGCCGACGCCGTGCAGCTCGTCCCGGGGGAGTCCCGCGACTCCGTGCAGGAGCTGATGCGCGCCCGCGGCATGGTCGACGTACTGATCCCGCGCGGCGGCGCCTCCCTGATCCGCACGGTCGTCGAAGGGTCCTCCGTCCCGGTCATCGAGACGGGCACCGGCAACTGCCATGTGTATGTGGACGCGGAGGCCGACATCGGCATGGCGGTCGACATCCTGATCAACTCCAAGGCGCAGCGGCCGTCGGTCTGCAACGCGGCCGAGACACTGCTGGTCCACCAGGACATCGCGGACGCCTTCCTGCCGCGGGCGCTCGACGCGCTGGCCGAGGCGGGGGTGACCGTGCACGGCGACGAGCGGGTGCTCGGTTACGCCGAGGCGTCGAAGGCGACCGTTGTCGAGGCCACCGCGGAGGACTGGGAGACCGAGTACCTCTCGTACGACATCGCGGCCGCCGTCGTGGACTCGCTCGACGCGGCCGTCCGGCACATCAGGCTCTGGACCTCCGGGCACACCGAGGCGATCGTCACCACATCGCAGGCCGCGGCCCGGCGGTTCACCCAGCTGGTGGATTCCACGACGGTCACTGTCAACGCGTCCACCCGGTTCACCGACGGAGGCCAGTTCGGTTTCGGCGCGGAGATCGGGATCTCCACCCAGAAACTGCATGCCCGCGGCCCGATGGGGCTGCCCGAGCTGACCTCGACCAAGTACATCGTGACAGGGGACGGTCACACCCGGTGA
- a CDS encoding M48 family metallopeptidase yields the protein MTDSSQEKVPSRQRRRFQGISSRAYEHPADRSALVALRKLTGFDTVFKVLSGLLPERSLRLLFLSDSVRVSDAQFSHLNIMLRDACYILDLEKVPAMYVTQNPQPNAMCIGLDEPIIVVTTGLVELLDEEEMRAVVGHEVGHALSGHSVYRTILLFLTGIALKVAWIPLGNVAIMALVTALREWFRKSELSADRAGLLVGQDIRASMRGLMKIAGGNHLHEMNVDAFLEQAEEYEAGGDLRDSVLKILNVLPRSHPFTTVRAAELKKWSESRDYQRIMDGHYPRRDEDKDTSVSDSFRESASHYADTVRTSKDPLMKLVGDLAGGAGDLGGKLRGKFTGGNGSSEKTAGDEGPAAGGEAPAAG from the coding sequence ATGACCGACAGCAGTCAAGAGAAGGTGCCGAGCAGGCAGCGCAGGCGCTTCCAGGGCATTTCCTCGAGGGCGTACGAACATCCGGCCGACCGCTCCGCACTGGTGGCCCTGCGCAAGCTCACCGGCTTCGACACGGTCTTCAAGGTGCTCAGCGGACTGCTGCCGGAGCGCAGTCTGCGGCTGCTCTTCCTCTCCGACTCGGTGCGGGTGAGTGACGCCCAGTTCTCCCACCTCAACATCATGCTGCGGGACGCCTGTTACATCCTGGACCTGGAGAAGGTCCCCGCCATGTACGTCACGCAGAACCCGCAGCCCAATGCCATGTGCATCGGACTGGACGAGCCGATCATCGTGGTCACCACGGGTCTCGTCGAACTGCTAGACGAGGAGGAGATGCGCGCCGTCGTGGGCCATGAGGTGGGCCATGCGCTCTCCGGGCACTCGGTGTACCGCACGATACTGCTCTTCCTCACCGGCATCGCCCTGAAGGTCGCCTGGATCCCGCTGGGCAATGTCGCGATCATGGCGCTGGTCACGGCGCTGCGCGAGTGGTTCCGCAAGTCCGAGCTGTCCGCCGACCGGGCCGGACTGCTTGTCGGCCAGGACATCAGGGCGTCGATGCGCGGCCTGATGAAGATCGCCGGCGGTAACCATCTGCACGAGATGAACGTGGATGCCTTCCTGGAGCAGGCCGAGGAGTACGAGGCCGGGGGCGATCTGCGCGACTCGGTGCTCAAGATCCTCAATGTGCTGCCCAGGTCCCACCCGTTCACCACGGTCCGCGCCGCCGAGCTGAAGAAGTGGTCGGAGAGCCGGGATTACCAGCGGATCATGGACGGGCACTACCCGCGGCGCGACGAGGACAAGGACACCTCGGTCTCGGACTCCTTCCGGGAGTCCGCTTCGCACTACGCCGACACCGTGCGCACCAGCAAGGACCCGCTGATGAAGCTGGTGGGTGACCTGGCCGGCGGCGCGGGAGATCTGGGCGGGAAGCTGCGCGGGAAATTCACCGGCGGCAACGGGAGCAGCGAGAAGACCGCGGGCGACGAGGGCCCGGCGGCCGGCGGGGAGGCTCCGGCCGCGGGTTAG
- a CDS encoding ferredoxin: MNVPLPDVPEVRVVGLPQLTSGFDLVERLDLSMHLKVHGPLEPQNGERLAELAEAISLRGRGGAGFPFGQKLRAVAKSAIRRGVRPVVVVNGSEGEPACRKDTVLLNRAPHLVLDGALLAAEALGARTLIIGLTRNSTESSIRTALAERGLSDRRGQRLRARIVRTPERMVSGEASSLIRAADGGPALPPGRRTRAAESGVGGAPTLLSNAETFAQLAVGARIGARRYGHTGLYNEPGTVLLTISGAVARPMVVEAPTGVPLRYVLQLAGAPMIPQGVLTGGYHGNWIDAAAAHDAAVSRESLAALGGSLGAGAILPISQDTCPLGESLRVANWLAAETAGQCGPCKLGLPAAAGGLSDVLNGGGPAALEALREVTQAVRGRGACKHPDGSARFFASTLSAFTDDLAAHVLGGGCGRETLGVLPLPMPGYTEESAPTGEKLAVDWTLCQGHGLCADLVPELIRLGADGYPALADASVPIHLRGRAQRAVRRCPALALRIEQPPAERPARPALPGSDRKALGSGRS, from the coding sequence GTGAACGTCCCCCTCCCCGATGTCCCCGAGGTCCGAGTGGTCGGCCTTCCCCAGCTGACCTCAGGTTTCGACCTGGTGGAGCGCCTCGATCTCTCCATGCATCTGAAAGTGCACGGCCCGCTGGAACCGCAGAACGGCGAGCGTCTCGCCGAGCTCGCAGAAGCGATATCGCTGAGAGGCCGTGGTGGTGCGGGCTTCCCCTTCGGGCAGAAGCTGCGAGCGGTGGCCAAATCGGCGATTCGACGCGGGGTGCGCCCTGTTGTCGTCGTCAACGGCAGCGAGGGCGAACCCGCCTGCCGCAAGGACACCGTCCTGCTCAACCGCGCCCCCCATCTGGTGCTCGACGGCGCCCTGCTGGCGGCGGAAGCGCTCGGTGCGCGCACTCTGATCATCGGACTCACCCGCAATTCGACGGAGTCGTCCATCCGCACCGCCCTCGCCGAGCGCGGTCTCTCCGACCGGCGCGGGCAGCGGCTGCGGGCACGGATCGTCCGCACCCCGGAGCGCATGGTCTCCGGTGAGGCCTCCTCTCTGATCCGCGCCGCGGACGGCGGCCCCGCGCTGCCACCGGGCCGCCGCACCCGGGCCGCGGAGTCGGGCGTCGGCGGTGCGCCCACGCTGCTGTCGAACGCCGAGACCTTCGCCCAGCTCGCCGTCGGCGCCCGGATCGGCGCCCGCCGCTACGGTCACACCGGGCTCTACAACGAGCCGGGCACCGTGCTGCTCACCATCTCCGGTGCGGTCGCCCGGCCGATGGTCGTGGAGGCGCCCACCGGAGTGCCGCTGCGCTACGTCCTGCAGCTGGCCGGCGCCCCGATGATCCCCCAGGGCGTACTGACAGGCGGGTACCACGGCAACTGGATCGACGCGGCAGCCGCCCATGACGCCGCGGTCTCCCGCGAGTCGCTGGCCGCACTCGGCGGGTCGCTCGGCGCGGGCGCGATCCTGCCGATCAGCCAGGACACCTGCCCGTTGGGCGAATCACTGCGCGTGGCGAACTGGCTGGCCGCCGAGACCGCGGGCCAGTGCGGCCCCTGCAAGCTGGGCCTTCCCGCCGCCGCCGGCGGCCTCTCCGATGTGCTGAACGGCGGCGGCCCCGCCGCCCTGGAGGCCCTGCGCGAAGTGACCCAGGCGGTCCGCGGCAGAGGCGCCTGCAAGCACCCCGACGGTTCGGCCCGCTTCTTCGCCTCCACGCTCTCCGCGTTCACCGACGACCTGGCGGCCCATGTGCTCGGCGGGGGCTGCGGGCGCGAGACGCTGGGTGTGCTGCCGCTGCCGATGCCCGGATACACGGAGGAGTCCGCGCCCACCGGTGAGAAGCTCGCCGTCGACTGGACGCTCTGCCAGGGCCACGGGCTCTGCGCCGACCTCGTTCCCGAGCTGATCCGGCTGGGCGCCGACGGCTACCCCGCACTCGCCGACGCCTCGGTACCGATCCATCTGAGAGGGCGTGCGCAGCGGGCCGTTCGCCGGTGCCCGGCGCTCGCGCTCCGGATAGAGCAGCCGCCCGCGGAGCGGCCCGCACGGCCGGCACTGCCCGGCAGTGACCGCAAGGCGCTGGGCAGCGGCCGGAGTTGA
- a CDS encoding SCO2584 family spore wall biosynthesis protein yields MPDDVGGRPFQNGREPDDDRGGADEDFASVVFGEDFVRAATIHEPTAVERLLAAAEARAEAEAAKARAGGLIGEDDPYDDFLREAAGRDGSGGDYGRAYGRGDLGVYDGPEDGESGPYGLHGGVLRPYRGRARWHRPVAWLLALAMGIGMVALAFAAVYRGASSSRQDQVPPPVTSGVGGVPRGVGGTPPPASARRSAPPVSAIPRRG; encoded by the coding sequence GTGCCGGACGACGTGGGGGGCAGGCCGTTCCAGAACGGCCGGGAGCCTGACGACGACCGCGGAGGAGCGGACGAGGACTTCGCCTCCGTGGTGTTCGGCGAGGACTTCGTCCGGGCCGCCACGATCCATGAACCGACCGCGGTGGAGCGGTTGCTGGCCGCCGCGGAGGCCCGGGCCGAGGCCGAGGCCGCGAAAGCCAGGGCGGGCGGTCTCATCGGTGAGGACGACCCCTACGACGACTTCCTTCGTGAAGCGGCCGGACGGGACGGCTCGGGCGGCGACTACGGCCGTGCGTACGGCCGGGGGGACCTCGGTGTCTACGACGGTCCTGAGGACGGCGAGAGCGGCCCCTACGGGCTCCACGGCGGTGTTCTGCGCCCCTACCGCGGCAGGGCGCGCTGGCACCGGCCGGTGGCCTGGCTGCTGGCTCTGGCGATGGGCATCGGCATGGTCGCGCTGGCGTTCGCCGCGGTCTACCGCGGCGCTTCATCGAGCCGGCAGGACCAGGTGCCGCCGCCGGTGACGAGCGGAGTGGGGGGCGTGCCCCGCGGTGTGGGCGGCACCCCGCCCCCGGCATCCGCGCGGCGTTCGGCGCCACCCGTGTCGGCGATTCCGCGCAGAGGCTGA
- the rsfS gene encoding ribosome silencing factor: MTATDRSIELINAAAQAAADRLAHDITAYDVSDVLSITDAFLLASAPNDRQVKSIVDEIEEQLNKKLGAKPVRREGDRDARWILLDYVDIVVHVQHSEERVYYALERLWKDCPELPLPEDAVKTRGKAEEHARLTGAENDTDPDGELS, encoded by the coding sequence GTGACCGCCACGGACCGCTCCATCGAGCTCATCAACGCCGCCGCTCAGGCGGCCGCCGACCGGCTCGCGCACGACATCACCGCGTACGACGTCAGCGATGTGCTGTCGATCACCGACGCCTTCCTGCTCGCATCGGCGCCCAACGACCGTCAGGTCAAGTCGATCGTCGACGAGATCGAGGAGCAGCTGAACAAGAAGCTCGGCGCCAAGCCGGTGCGCCGGGAGGGCGACCGCGACGCCCGCTGGATCCTGCTCGACTACGTCGACATCGTCGTCCACGTCCAGCACAGCGAGGAGCGCGTGTACTACGCGCTGGAGCGGCTCTGGAAGGACTGCCCCGAGCTGCCGCTTCCCGAGGACGCCGTCAAGACCCGCGGCAAGGCCGAGGAGCACGCGAGGCTCACCGGTGCGGAGAACGACACGGATCCGGACGGTGAGCTCAGCTGA
- a CDS encoding LCP family protein — translation MNDRQNPYVQYDQYGQPMQLVGYDEYGQPVYQQVQPQQQPPQYDAYGQSQPPQGYGYDPYAQEQPQQPQQHTDHQPQTGQGYDYGTGQQPAVDTTQQWIPQQPQPPGQQPRGQSQPPAGQQPQSGPSAPPQQRQPQRPVPGPRRPASGEDDYRTEQFSFIEEPDEDSEDVIDWLKFTESRTERREEARRRGRNRVVSLVVVLALVVAGGVGYLWYAGKLPGVSGPGSGNTTAAGAQQRNVIAVHLHNTGAGGTSTALLVDNVTTGRGTTLLLPNSLSVSNDDGTATTLGKSVDDDGSDGTRDALGTLLGDRIGGTWRLDTPYLENLVELVGNIEVDTDTAVPGAKKGSAPLVTKGRNRTLSGQMAVAYATYRAPGEPETRQLVRFGQVMQGVLRKISDVPQAATTTVQNLAQVLDPSLTDKDLGASLAKLAAHAKKGDYRTMVLPVQGDGSLSEKTGTSVVKDVLGGSVKAPQQGDAVRVGISDGSGRKGATESARIALVNGGYAVTVGTATAGTASSQVTYGDVAQKAKADEVAKTLGLPTAAVHKGKAAANSDVSVVLGRDYKVT, via the coding sequence TTGAACGACCGACAGAATCCGTACGTCCAGTACGACCAGTACGGGCAGCCGATGCAGCTCGTGGGTTACGACGAGTACGGGCAGCCGGTGTACCAGCAGGTGCAGCCGCAGCAGCAGCCTCCGCAGTACGACGCGTACGGACAGTCGCAGCCGCCGCAGGGCTACGGCTACGACCCGTATGCCCAGGAGCAGCCCCAGCAGCCCCAGCAGCACACCGATCATCAGCCGCAGACCGGACAGGGCTACGACTACGGCACCGGGCAGCAGCCCGCCGTGGACACCACGCAGCAGTGGATCCCGCAGCAGCCGCAGCCCCCGGGACAGCAGCCCCGGGGGCAGTCGCAGCCACCGGCCGGGCAGCAGCCGCAGTCCGGACCATCGGCGCCGCCGCAGCAGAGGCAGCCGCAGCGACCCGTGCCCGGGCCCCGGCGCCCGGCGTCCGGTGAGGACGACTACCGGACGGAGCAGTTCTCGTTCATCGAGGAGCCCGACGAGGACTCCGAGGACGTCATCGACTGGCTGAAGTTCACCGAGAGCCGTACCGAGCGGCGCGAGGAGGCCAGGCGGCGAGGCCGCAACCGGGTCGTCTCGCTCGTGGTGGTACTGGCCCTCGTGGTGGCCGGCGGGGTGGGCTACCTCTGGTACGCGGGCAAGCTGCCCGGTGTCTCGGGACCCGGCAGCGGGAACACCACCGCGGCCGGCGCCCAGCAGCGCAATGTGATCGCGGTCCACCTCCACAACACCGGGGCGGGCGGTACCTCCACCGCGCTGCTGGTCGACAACGTCACCACCGGGCGGGGGACCACACTGCTGCTGCCCAACTCTCTCTCCGTGTCGAACGACGACGGCACCGCCACCACGCTCGGCAAATCGGTCGACGACGACGGATCGGACGGCACCAGGGACGCGCTCGGCACGCTGCTCGGTGACAGGATCGGCGGGACCTGGCGGCTGGACACTCCGTATCTGGAGAATCTGGTCGAGCTCGTCGGCAATATCGAGGTCGACACCGACACCGCCGTGCCCGGCGCCAAGAAGGGCTCCGCACCGCTGGTCACCAAGGGCCGGAACCGGACACTCAGCGGTCAGATGGCTGTGGCGTACGCCACCTATCGTGCGCCGGGAGAGCCCGAGACGCGGCAGCTGGTGCGGTTCGGGCAGGTCATGCAGGGCGTCCTGCGGAAGATCTCGGACGTTCCGCAGGCCGCGACGACGACCGTGCAGAATCTGGCGCAGGTCCTGGACCCCTCGCTCACCGACAAGGATCTGGGTGCCTCCCTGGCCAAGCTCGCGGCGCACGCCAAGAAGGGTGACTACCGGACCATGGTGCTGCCGGTGCAGGGCGATGGCTCGCTGAGTGAGAAGACCGGTACCAGTGTGGTCAAGGACGTGCTGGGCGGCTCGGTGAAGGCGCCGCAGCAGGGTGACGCGGTCCGGGTGGGCATCAGCGACGGCAGTGGCAGGAAGGGCGCGACGGAGTCCGCCCGGATCGCGCTGGTCAACGGCGGCTACGCGGTGACCGTCGGCACCGCCACGGCCGGCACGGCATCGTCGCAGGTCACCTATGGCGACGTGGCCCAGAAGGCGAAGGCGGACGAAGTGGCCAAGACGCTCGGACTGCCGACGGCGGCGGTACACAAGGGCAAGGCGGCGGCGAACTCCGACGTCTCCGTGGTGCTCGGCCGGGATTACAAGGTCACGTAA
- a CDS encoding SCO2583 family membrane protein — protein MAGREEPPEDLPSGGEDEYRSVVFDESFIRAARLQEFSAQERMGDHALAVRSRSALPFRGGKGALVLFALILLAFGTAVFLGVRHPYDTPGGGSSEPLWESVVPLAPQGAVPGATAAELFANSPAAHFRVGAEGVNLPAVGRTAHFADSQVVTALTTATDYIVASSLDPLVLMGTTVRPVRALLDPDQYRQFDRSVASPSRDGRHAVTGWLVRFDPAQVALADPRVRVSGTLRYEEISPGILEVTADHTFVYALRPASAGPAKADGASLFSVRRELHFHFDAEDLRLRQAQLVISYVQAGPQDCAADTAGRLQPMLAGERAHGRQAGRGPVGTDPYATGGTATALCGTLAAGSQPDLSGDGP, from the coding sequence ATGGCGGGGCGCGAGGAGCCACCCGAGGACCTGCCCAGCGGTGGCGAGGACGAGTACCGGTCCGTCGTCTTCGACGAATCGTTCATCCGTGCTGCCCGGCTGCAGGAGTTCTCCGCGCAGGAACGCATGGGCGATCACGCGCTCGCCGTTCGCAGCCGCTCCGCCCTGCCGTTCCGGGGCGGGAAGGGGGCGCTCGTGCTGTTCGCGCTGATCCTGCTGGCCTTCGGCACGGCGGTCTTTCTCGGGGTGCGTCATCCCTACGACACACCGGGCGGCGGCAGCTCGGAGCCGCTGTGGGAGTCGGTCGTGCCACTCGCCCCGCAGGGGGCCGTGCCGGGGGCCACGGCGGCCGAGCTCTTCGCGAACAGCCCGGCGGCACACTTCCGCGTCGGAGCCGAAGGAGTGAATCTGCCGGCGGTCGGCAGGACCGCGCACTTCGCGGACAGCCAGGTGGTGACGGCGCTGACCACGGCCACGGACTACATCGTGGCGTCCTCGCTCGACCCCCTGGTACTGATGGGCACCACGGTGCGGCCGGTGCGCGCGCTGCTCGACCCCGACCAGTACCGGCAGTTCGACCGGAGCGTCGCTTCGCCCTCCAGGGACGGACGGCACGCGGTGACCGGCTGGCTGGTGCGTTTCGACCCCGCCCAGGTGGCGCTGGCCGATCCCCGGGTCCGGGTCTCCGGCACCCTGCGGTACGAGGAGATCTCTCCCGGCATCCTGGAGGTGACCGCGGACCACACCTTCGTGTATGCGCTCCGTCCGGCCTCCGCGGGACCCGCGAAGGCGGACGGGGCCTCGCTGTTCTCCGTACGCCGCGAGCTGCATTTCCACTTCGACGCGGAGGATCTGCGGCTGCGCCAGGCACAGCTGGTGATCAGCTATGTGCAGGCCGGCCCGCAGGACTGCGCGGCCGACACGGCCGGCCGGCTCCAGCCGATGCTCGCAGGTGAGCGTGCGCACGGGCGGCAGGCCGGCCGGGGCCCGGTGGGCACCGATCCGTACGCCACCGGGGGGACCGCCACGGCGCTGTGCGGGACACTCGCCGCCGGCTCGCAGCCGGATCTCTCCGGGGACGGCCCCTAG
- a CDS encoding histidine phosphatase family protein, translating to MNGTKGGRGRRVVLWRHGQTAWNLERRFQGNTDIELTENGVGQARRAARLLASLKPHAIIASDLARAAATAGELAAITGLGIAHDSALRETYAGSWQGLTHEEILAQYGEQYTAWKRGEPVRRGGGELETEVADRAAPVVLKHADELPDGGTLVVVSHGGTIRTTIGRLLGLESHHWEGLGGLSNCCWSVLGEGERGWRLLEHNAGTLPEPVLGDDD from the coding sequence CTGAACGGCACCAAGGGCGGCCGGGGCCGCCGGGTGGTCCTCTGGCGGCACGGCCAGACGGCCTGGAATCTGGAGCGCCGCTTCCAGGGCAACACCGACATCGAGCTCACCGAGAACGGCGTCGGCCAGGCACGCCGTGCCGCCCGGCTGCTCGCCTCGCTGAAGCCGCACGCGATCATCGCATCCGATCTCGCACGCGCGGCGGCCACCGCCGGTGAGCTGGCCGCGATCACCGGTCTCGGCATCGCCCATGACTCCGCCCTGCGGGAGACCTACGCGGGCAGCTGGCAGGGGCTCACGCACGAGGAGATCCTGGCGCAGTACGGCGAGCAGTACACGGCGTGGAAGCGCGGTGAGCCGGTGCGGCGCGGGGGCGGGGAGCTGGAGACCGAGGTCGCTGACCGGGCCGCACCGGTGGTGCTGAAGCACGCCGACGAGCTGCCCGACGGCGGCACTCTGGTGGTGGTCAGCCACGGCGGCACCATCCGCACCACCATCGGCCGGCTGCTCGGGCTCGAGTCGCACCACTGGGAGGGCCTGGGCGGGCTCTCCAACTGCTGCTGGTCGGTGCTGGGCGAGGGCGAGCGCGGCTGGCGGCTGCTCGAGCACAATGCCGGGACCCTGCCGGAGCCGGTGCTCGGCGACGACGACTGA
- the nadD gene encoding nicotinate-nucleotide adenylyltransferase: MGEQKRRLGVMGGTFDPIHHGHLVAASEVASHFQLDEVVFVPTGQPWQKSHKVVSPAEDRYLMTVIATASNPQFSVSRIDIDRGGPTYTIDTLRDLRDINTDADLFFITGADALSQILTWRNADELFALSHFIGVTRPGHVLTDDGLPEGGVSLVEVPALAISSTDCRARVEQGDPVWYLVPDGVVRYIDKRQLYRGE; encoded by the coding sequence ATGGGAGAGCAGAAGCGGCGTCTCGGAGTGATGGGCGGGACATTCGACCCGATCCATCACGGACACCTGGTCGCGGCCAGTGAAGTGGCCTCGCATTTCCAGCTCGACGAGGTGGTGTTCGTACCGACGGGACAGCCGTGGCAGAAGAGCCACAAGGTGGTCTCTCCGGCCGAGGACCGCTATCTGATGACGGTCATCGCCACGGCGTCCAACCCGCAGTTCTCGGTGAGCCGGATCGACATCGACCGGGGCGGGCCGACGTACACCATCGACACCCTGCGGGATCTGCGCGACATCAACACCGACGCTGATCTCTTCTTCATCACCGGTGCCGACGCGCTGTCGCAGATCCTCACCTGGCGGAACGCGGATGAGCTGTTCGCCCTCTCCCACTTCATCGGCGTGACCAGGCCGGGGCACGTCCTGACGGATGACGGGCTGCCGGAGGGGGGTGTCTCCCTGGTGGAGGTACCGGCCCTGGCGATCTCGTCGACCGACTGCCGGGCCAGGGTCGAGCAGGGGGACCCGGTCTGGTACCTGGTCCCCGACGGTGTGGTGCGCTACATCGACAAGCGCCAGTTGTACCGCGGCGAATGA